A region of Salvelinus alpinus chromosome 6, SLU_Salpinus.1, whole genome shotgun sequence DNA encodes the following proteins:
- the LOC139578101 gene encoding neuronal acetylcholine receptor subunit beta-4-like yields the protein MNRTVCLCFCILIQVGLCAESEERLLKWLLSRERYNKLIRPASNRFEPVTIKLQVSLAQLISVHDREQIMITNVWLTQNWVDYRLSWEPSDFDGIDKLRIPSRHIWLPDIVLYNNADGIYEVTVFTNAIVLSNGSIFWLPPAIYKSACKIEVKHFPFDQQNCTLKFRSWTYDHTEVDLVLRTGVASMDDFTPSGEWDILALPGRRTFSGSEPIYVDVTYDFLIKRNEYIPLFYTINLIIPCVLITSLAVLVFYLPSDCGEKISLCVSVLLALTVFLLLISKIVPPTSLDVPLIGKYLMFTMVLVTFSIVTSVCVLNVHHRFPSTHTMAPWVKLLFLVWLPALLCMRHPQNNSARQRLRQRRQQSLQKTKEASPGMDKPEWVGPDPGMASSPSSSPFLLSTGPYYLRKRSVRTPEGFLPTEQLSGWPWCGSSSSDISHSPDLQEAVDGVRYVADYMIRDDDNKTVIEDWKYVAMVLDRMFLWIFAVGCIAGTLGIFLQPFFQQQTIPIRNLISPTSPRDIILKDSIV from the exons ATGAACAGGACCGTCTGCCTCTGCTTTTGTATCCTGATCCAAG TCGGTCTCTGTGCGGAGTCCGAGGAGAGGCTGCTGAAGTGGCTACTGAGTAGAGAGCGCTACAACAAGCTCATACGACCGGCCAGTAACCGGTTTGAACCGGTTACCATCAAACTGCAGGTCTCCCTGGCACAACTGATCAGTGTG CATGACAGGGAACAAATTATGATCACCAATGTCTGGCTAACACAG AACTGGGTTGATTACAGGCTGTCATGGGAGCCCTCAGACTTTGACGGGATTGACAAGCTCCGCATTCCCTCCCGTCATATATGGCTCCCAGATATTGTACTGTACAACAA TGCTGACGGTATCTATGAGGTGACGGTCTTCACCAACGCCATCGTCCTGTCCAACGGCAGCATCTTCTGGCTCCCTCCAGCTATCTATAAGAGTGCCTGCAAGATCGAGGTCAAACACTTCCCCTTCGACCAACAGAACTGCACTCTGAAATTCCGCTCGTGGACCTATGACCACACTGAG GTGGATCTGGTCCTCAGGACAGGTGTTGCCAGTATGGACGACTTCACGCCCAGTGGAGAGTGGGACATCTTGGCTTTACCCGGGAGACGTACTTTCTCCGGCTCAGAGCCCATCTACGTGGATGTGACCTATGACTTCCTGATCAAAAGGAATGAATATATa CCATTGTTCTACACCATAAATCTGATTATCCCCTGTGTTCTCATCACCTCTCTGGCTGTGTTGGTCTTCTACCTGCCCTCTGACTGTGGAGAGAAGAtcagtctgtgtgtctctgtactgTTGGCCCTCACTGTGTTCCTGTTGCTGATATCTAAGATCGTACCGCCGACCTCGCTGGACGTGCCTCTGATCG GTAAATACCTGATGTTCACCATGGTTCTCGTAACCTTCTCCATcgtcaccagtgtgtgtgttctaaacGTCCATCACCGTTTCCCCAGTACACACACCATGGCCCCCTGGGTTAAACTTCTGTTCCTGGTCTGGCTGCCTGCCCTGCTGTGCATGAGGCACCCCCAGAACAACTCAGCCAGACAGCGGCTCCGTCAGAGGAGGCAGCAGTCACTCCAGAAGACCAAGGAGGCTAGCCCAGGGATGGATAAACCTGAGTGGGTTGGACCTGACCCTGGCAtggcctcctctccctcctcatctccatTCCTCCTATCTACTGGGCCCTACTACCTCAGAAAAAG gAGTGTGAGGACACCAGAGGGGTTTCTGCCCACGGAGCAACTGTCTGGTTGGCCGTGGTGTGGCAGCTCCAGCTCTGACATCAGTCACAGTCCTGACCTACAGGAAGCTGTCGACGGGGTGCGATACGTCGCTGACTACATGATTAGAGACGACGACAACAAGACT GTGATTGAAGACTGGAAGTACGTGGCGATGGTATTGGATCGGATGTTCCTGTGGATCTTTGCAGTAGGCTGTATAGCCGGTACTCTTGGGATCTTCCTCCAACCTTTCTTCCAGCAACAGACCATCCCCATCCGGAATCTCATCAGCCCCACGTCACCAAGGGACATCATCTTGAAGGAttccattgtttaa
- the LOC139578116 gene encoding calcium homeostasis modulator protein 2, with amino-acid sequence MSTNETRNVYSVPPGQSLPTKPVLTIMHHWSSCMSAYSTTALHSQTSQSLFTLYVVSSSMERRQQWLSRLKSEFGNSPLVSNVAFGFILMGLEKLVELEFECPCDPKWNGLFSSAFFVIPAIMAFMLMLIIQDCRYDLSGCPRTVSISSLVPPIVWLILLFLDGQYFACALTDWNGRFVIVDKAAPQKWCEPPHDDGTLQDLMVHSQELFVESQVIGIALLIFICVGLIVYVIRESCQQEEELQEVNNTYEMYEMT; translated from the exons ATGTCAACCAACGAGACCAGAAATGTGTATTCTGTGCCTCCAGGGCAAAGCCTTCCCACAAAACCGGTGTTAACCATCATGCATCACTGGAGCTCCTGCATGTCTGCATATTCTACCACCGCTCTCCACTCTCAGACTTCTCAGTCTCTGTTCACACTTTATGTAGTGTCATCTAGTATGGAAAGGAGGCAACAATGGCTCTCCCGACTGAAGAGTGAATTCGGCAACAGCCCCTTGGTCTCCAACGTGGCTTTCGGCTTCATCCTGATGGGCTTGGAGAAGCTGGTTGAGCTGGAGTTCGAGTGTCCGTGCGACCCCAAATGGAACGGGCTATTTTCTTCCGCCTTCTTCGTCATTCCTGCTATCATGGCCTTCATGCTGATGCTAATCATCCAGGACTGCAGGTACGACCTGAGCGGCTGCCCCAGGACAGTGTCCATCTCCAGCCTGGTTCCGCCCATCGTCTGGCTGATCCTGCTCTTCCTGGACGGACAGTACTTTGCGTGTGCGCTAACAGACTGGAACGGCAGGTTTGTGATTGTCGACAAGGCGGCTCCTCAGAAGTGGTGTGAGCCGCCGCATGACGATGGCACGCTGCAGGATCTCATGGTGCACTCTCAGGAATTATTTGTGGAGTCTCAG gTTATTGGTATTGCTCTGTTGATATTCATCTGTGTGGGACTCATAGTGTACGTGATCAGAGAGAGCTGCCAGCAGGAAGAGGAACTCCAGGAAGTCAACAACACTTACGAGATGTATGAGATGACATGA